Genomic window (Tardiphaga sp. vice304):
CGACCGCTCGCTGTCGGCGCAGTTCGAGCACACCGTCGGCGTCACCGCCACCGGCGTCGAGATCTTCACGCTGTCGAAGCGGCATAACGAACAGCCGCCGACCGCGGCCTGATCGCCGCCGGCAATTCGGAGTTGCAAAAGCTGCCGGGCACGGCATGCTGACGGGCAGTTCCACCTGCCCTGTTGTGTCCATGCCCGCAGATGCCAAGCAGCCCATCGATCCCCTCCCCGGCCTTGAAGAGGCCCCGCATTATCACGGCCATCGCGAGCGGCTGCGCGAGCGCTTTCGCAGCGCCGGCGCCGACGCGCTGAGCGACTATGAACTGCTGGAGATGGTGCTATTCCGCGCGCTGCCGCGGCGCGACGTCAAGCCGCTGGCCAAGGCGCTGATCGGCAAGTTCGGCTCGTTCGCCGAAACGGTCAACGCGCCCGAAGCGCGGCTGCGTGAGGTCGGCGGCCTCGGCGAGGCCGCGATCACCGAGATCCGGCTGATCGCCGCGGCGGCCTCCCGCATCAGCAAAGGCCAGTTGAAGAGCCGCACCGTATTGTCGTCCTGGGCCACCGTGATCGACTATTGTCGTACCGCGATGGCCTTCGCCGACAAGGAGCAGTTTCGCATCCTGTTTCTCGACAAGCGCAACCAGTTGATTTCGGATGAGGTGCAGCAGGTCGGCACCGTCGATCACACGCCGGTCTATCCGCGCGAAGTCGTCAAGCGCGCGCTGGAGCTGTCCGCCACCGCGATCATCATGGTGCACAATCACCCCTCCGGCGATCCAACGCCGTCGCAGGCCGACATCCAGATGACCCGCTCGGTGATCGACGTCGCCAGGCCGCTCGGGATTTCGGTGCACGACCACATCATCGTCGGCAAGAACGGTCATGCGAGTTTGAAGGGGCTGAAGCTGATCTAGGAAGGCGCGGACGCAGTCGTTCGCTCAGCACTCTCCGGTCGTCCCCGCGAACGCGGGGACCCATAACCTCCGACGCTATAGTTGAAAAAGGCTATTGCTAGCGAGCAAAGCAACACGACAGCGTGTATGGGTCCCCGCGTTCGCGCGGGAC
Coding sequences:
- the radC gene encoding RadC family protein; its protein translation is MPADAKQPIDPLPGLEEAPHYHGHRERLRERFRSAGADALSDYELLEMVLFRALPRRDVKPLAKALIGKFGSFAETVNAPEARLREVGGLGEAAITEIRLIAAAASRISKGQLKSRTVLSSWATVIDYCRTAMAFADKEQFRILFLDKRNQLISDEVQQVGTVDHTPVYPREVVKRALELSATAIIMVHNHPSGDPTPSQADIQMTRSVIDVARPLGISVHDHIIVGKNGHASLKGLKLI